From Candidatus Atelocyanobacterium thalassa isolate ALOHA, a single genomic window includes:
- a CDS encoding O-antigen ligase family protein: MEQSNNPNFLLDEYLLKAGIIFLPISTDLGAIFITLVILNLWKKKYKSIINDPLNQSFGLLFVLLVIVSILAIYPILSFGGLANFIPSILMVMSFPFLLNNYNRLYKLAWWLVLVSLPLCFFGFMQLFYGWETPLFLNKVGIQLIAYGRPEGRVSSFFMYANTLAFYLVTTFTLSLGLWIYHYQNRKNFNGYQNSFQLSILLIAVFANGLGLILTHSRSAWGLALLSLISFVAYLELYWILICVILLIFLIAWAAWFPFYQHIVREIIPDYFWARLTDELYDDRHITALRTTQWSVAWEMMLKRPFWGWGLRNFTPIYQQKMNVWMGHPHNLFLMLLAEIGILGTSLLSIIVGTILGKATISLFQVKQACSSHKSFEKSIDKRNKKLLLFTYVNAFILCTIFNLFDVSIFDFKINVIGWLLLSSIIGVVYHNQSPIKQDYDDNNLY, encoded by the coding sequence ATGGAACAATCAAATAATCCTAATTTTTTATTAGATGAATATTTACTGAAAGCTGGAATAATTTTTTTACCTATTTCTACAGATTTAGGAGCCATATTTATAACCTTAGTAATATTAAATCTCTGGAAGAAAAAATATAAAAGTATAATTAATGATCCTCTTAATCAGAGTTTTGGTCTGCTTTTTGTCTTGTTGGTTATTGTTTCCATATTAGCAATTTATCCAATTTTAAGTTTTGGAGGATTAGCTAATTTTATTCCCTCTATTCTAATGGTTATGTCTTTTCCATTCTTATTAAATAACTATAATAGATTGTATAAGCTTGCTTGGTGGCTAGTTTTAGTTTCTCTTCCACTCTGCTTTTTTGGTTTCATGCAATTGTTTTATGGCTGGGAAACCCCGCTATTCCTTAATAAAGTAGGTATTCAATTAATCGCATATGGACGTCCTGAAGGAAGAGTATCATCTTTCTTTATGTATGCTAATACTTTAGCTTTTTATTTGGTAACTACTTTCACATTATCATTAGGTTTATGGATTTATCATTATCAAAACAGAAAAAATTTTAACGGCTACCAAAATAGTTTTCAATTGTCAATTCTTTTAATCGCTGTTTTTGCTAATGGTTTGGGATTAATATTAACCCATTCTCGTAGTGCATGGGGTCTTGCTTTATTAAGCTTAATTTCTTTTGTAGCATATTTAGAATTGTACTGGATTCTTATTTGTGTAATACTGCTAATTTTTCTTATTGCATGGGCAGCATGGTTTCCTTTTTATCAGCATATAGTACGTGAAATTATTCCTGATTATTTCTGGGCTAGGTTGACAGACGAATTGTATGATGATCGACATATAACTGCTTTAAGAACAACGCAGTGGAGTGTCGCATGGGAAATGATGCTCAAGCGCCCTTTTTGGGGATGGGGACTTCGTAATTTTACGCCCATATACCAGCAAAAAATGAACGTTTGGATGGGGCATCCTCATAACTTATTCTTAATGCTATTAGCAGAGATCGGAATCCTGGGAACTTCCCTGTTAAGTATTATTGTAGGTACTATTTTAGGAAAAGCAACTATAAGTTTATTTCAAGTAAAGCAAGCTTGTAGTAGCCACAAATCTTTTGAGAAAAGTATTGACAAAAGAAATAAGAAATTACTTTTATTTACTTATGTAAATGCCTTTATTTTATGTACTATTTTCAATTTATTTGATGTGAGCATTTTTGATTTTAAAATTAATGTAATTGGATGGCTTTTATTATCATCAATTATAGGAGTTGTATATCATAATCAAAGTCCTATTAAGCAAGATTATGATGATAATAATTTGTATTAA
- the rsmG gene encoding 16S rRNA (guanine(527)-N(7))-methyltransferase RsmG has product MKNQLPIFAKIWEQEINWKPTEKHLDQWEELYQEIILINNQVNLTRIVKPEEFWEKHLWDSIAGVVGLPFFQYSRKMKVIDIGTGGGFPGLPINIVFPIWDFTLLDSRRKKIEVVNFLLKILELENSWALTGRAEKIAHDSRFRGKYDIALIRAVGESSTCSEYILPFLNIGGIGVLYRGNWSIQEEQLLKVALKRLGGKLILVKESKTPLTKSVRHFVYVQKTHLTPKCFPRDIGVPKSNPL; this is encoded by the coding sequence ATGAAAAATCAATTACCAATATTTGCAAAAATTTGGGAACAAGAAATAAATTGGAAGCCAACAGAAAAACATTTAGACCAATGGGAAGAACTATACCAAGAAATAATATTAATCAACAATCAAGTTAATTTAACCCGTATTGTAAAACCTGAGGAATTTTGGGAGAAACATCTCTGGGATTCTATTGCAGGAGTTGTTGGATTACCATTTTTTCAATACTCAAGGAAAATGAAAGTTATTGATATTGGTACAGGAGGTGGTTTTCCTGGACTTCCTATTAATATTGTTTTTCCTATATGGGATTTTACTCTTTTAGATTCTAGGCGAAAGAAAATAGAAGTTGTTAATTTTTTATTAAAAATATTAGAGCTAGAAAACTCTTGGGCATTAACTGGTAGGGCAGAAAAGATTGCTCATGATTCAAGGTTTAGAGGAAAATATGACATAGCTCTAATTCGTGCAGTAGGCGAGTCTTCTACTTGTAGTGAATATATCTTACCATTTTTAAATATAGGAGGAATAGGAGTACTATATCGTGGAAATTGGAGCATACAAGAAGAGCAACTATTAAAAGTTGCTTTAAAAAGACTAGGAGGTAAGCTAATTTTAGTAAAAGAATCAAAGACTCCTTTAACTAAAAGTGTTCGTCATTTTGTCTATGTACAAAAAACACATTTAACACCTAAGTGTTTTCCCCGTGATATTGGCGTTCCTAAAAGTAATCCTTTATAG
- the folP gene encoding dihydropteroate synthase, whose protein sequence is MQYLTIRNRIFEWGKSTYLMGILNITPDSFSDGGEFLKIETALHHAKRMIDEGVDIIDIGGQSTRPGALAITTQEELLRVIPIIRELRKESSIPISIDTTNSKVVLEAVKAGADLVNDISGGSFDNKMFCTVSNLKIPMVIMHTRGIPTTMQTNLDYSNLVQDIIEWLNERIAKAIKAGIQKNYLIIDPGIGFAKSSEQNIELLQQLSSFHALEAPILLGVSRKKFIGEILEEDNPKKRIFGTAAACCSAIVNGVDILRIHDVAQMKNLAKIADIIWRQQ, encoded by the coding sequence ATGCAATATTTGACCATTCGAAACCGTATTTTTGAATGGGGGAAAAGTACTTACTTAATGGGAATACTTAATATTACCCCTGATAGTTTTAGTGATGGTGGTGAATTCCTAAAGATAGAAACAGCTTTACATCATGCAAAAAGAATGATAGACGAAGGTGTTGATATTATTGATATTGGAGGACAATCAACTCGCCCAGGAGCTCTTGCTATTACTACACAAGAAGAGCTATTAAGAGTGATTCCAATTATTAGAGAATTAAGAAAAGAGAGTTCAATACCTATCTCCATTGATACAACTAATTCAAAAGTTGTATTAGAAGCTGTCAAAGCAGGAGCTGATCTTGTTAATGACATCTCAGGAGGAAGCTTTGACAACAAAATGTTTTGTACTGTATCTAACCTTAAAATACCTATGGTTATTATGCATACAAGAGGTATTCCTACAACAATGCAAACCAATTTAGATTACAGCAATCTCGTTCAAGACATTATAGAGTGGTTAAATGAAAGGATTGCAAAAGCTATTAAAGCAGGAATTCAGAAAAACTATTTGATAATAGATCCAGGTATTGGCTTTGCAAAAAGCTCTGAACAAAATATAGAGTTACTACAACAGTTATCTAGCTTTCATGCTTTAGAAGCTCCTATACTATTAGGTGTCTCTAGGAAGAAGTTTATTGGGGAAATTCTTGAAGAAGATAATCCTAAAAAAAGAATTTTTGGTACTGCAGCTGCTTGCTGTAGTGCAATAGTAAATGGTGTCGATATTCTTCGCATACATGATGTTGCACAAATGAAAAATCTAGCAAAAATTGCTGATATTATTTGGAGACAACAATGA
- a CDS encoding glycosyltransferase family 4 protein: MQMELYNLIAFSIALIMVWWITPIINKVGQKKGLVDNPQNDANNRKMHQRPMVRLGGISVFAGTITALLFVWILGGFGWLPTQKEWEIWGVIIGGVTFFFIGLIDDLYDLSPLYRLILQVIVASIAWGVGVRVDFLSVPFGNLSLVHIGWLSLPVTVIWLVGMANAINWIDGLDGLAAGVCGISAVVMMVLTLFMEQPSAALISAALAGSALGFLRYNFNPAIIFMGDGGAYFMGFTLAGVGAIGLVKIATMATVAFTAVLLPFVVLAVPILDMSVVIISRISQRKSPFIADKRHLHHRLIQAGISHRLTVLFIYTLTLWVGSIALGLSNIPSGWGFTLGATILLGYISSRAWNRSHKK, translated from the coding sequence ATGCAAATGGAACTGTATAATTTAATCGCTTTTTCTATCGCGCTTATAATGGTTTGGTGGATAACGCCTATTATCAACAAAGTTGGACAAAAGAAAGGATTAGTCGACAACCCTCAAAACGACGCTAATAACCGTAAAATGCATCAGCGTCCAATGGTAAGGCTAGGGGGTATTTCTGTTTTTGCTGGAACTATTACTGCCTTACTTTTTGTTTGGATTCTTGGAGGGTTTGGATGGTTACCTACTCAGAAAGAATGGGAAATTTGGGGGGTCATCATTGGAGGAGTTACATTTTTTTTCATTGGATTAATTGATGATCTTTATGATTTAAGTCCTTTATATCGTCTAATCTTACAAGTTATTGTTGCGAGTATAGCTTGGGGTGTTGGCGTTCGTGTTGACTTTTTATCAGTTCCTTTTGGAAATTTAAGTTTAGTACATATTGGTTGGTTAAGTCTTCCTGTTACCGTGATTTGGCTAGTAGGAATGGCTAATGCTATCAACTGGATTGATGGATTAGATGGATTGGCTGCCGGAGTTTGTGGTATCTCTGCTGTCGTTATGATGGTTCTTACTCTTTTCATGGAGCAACCTTCTGCAGCTTTGATATCTGCAGCCTTAGCTGGCTCTGCATTAGGATTTTTACGATATAACTTTAATCCTGCAATTATTTTTATGGGGGATGGTGGGGCATACTTTATGGGATTTACCTTAGCAGGAGTAGGAGCTATTGGATTAGTTAAAATAGCAACAATGGCTACTGTAGCATTTACAGCAGTACTATTACCTTTCGTCGTTTTGGCTGTCCCAATCTTGGACATGTCAGTTGTTATTATTTCTCGTATTAGCCAAAGAAAGTCGCCTTTCATAGCAGATAAACGTCATTTACACCATCGCTTAATTCAAGCAGGTATATCACATCGTTTAACTGTATTATTTATTTATACTTTAACTTTATGGGTAGGAAGTATTGCACTGGGATTATCTAATATTCCTAGTGGTTGGGGCTTTACTTTAGGTGCAACAATTCTTTTAGGGTATATTAGTTCCAGAGCTTGGAATAGAAGTCATAAAAAATAA
- a CDS encoding GAF domain-containing SpoIIE family protein phosphatase: MSSESSKKNILAGSSSTTESTPVLALKEIVANLCREQNKIQNLLSSLGFALRSFNNLNQFLELAPLMAARVTDADCSALILVNNSGYLSLEQLHCQDHQMNQEIREAISSVINKTNNKQINSILSTSLDEKISNVLGKKSCLYSTPILVKNVERGRIYIFSSDSEYSWTQTKRKLLQLVSDQTSVAIANNELTVELRSKERQDRELEIASEIQLRLLPRQCPKIKGVNLAARCQTASRVGGDYYDFIPTNYDQFLQNKDFKQDDRFTCVPWSIVIGDVMGKGVPAGLIMTMTRGMLRAEVLHRHSPAQILQHLNHFMYVDLDNSHRFVTLFYSEYNPQNGCLSYSNAAHNPPLLWKGAAHNIQKLDTEGMLIGLDPDSQYEDGQVQLSSGDVVLYYTDGFTDAVNKKGLRFDEKNLIKVFEEGCQKYKNSQEILDYVFNQIENFVGSENDDNDDMTLVVMQIE; encoded by the coding sequence ATCTCCAGCGAATCTTCAAAAAAAAACATTCTAGCAGGTAGCTCTTCTACTACAGAGTCTACGCCAGTTCTTGCGCTTAAAGAAATTGTAGCTAATTTATGTCGAGAGCAAAATAAAATTCAAAATTTACTTAGTTCTTTAGGATTTGCTCTAAGAAGCTTTAATAATCTAAATCAATTTTTGGAATTAGCTCCGTTGATGGCAGCCAGAGTTACTGATGCTGACTGTAGCGCATTGATACTAGTTAATAACAGCGGATATTTGTCACTAGAACAGCTACATTGTCAAGATCATCAAATGAACCAAGAGATTAGAGAGGCTATCTCTAGTGTTATTAACAAAACAAATAATAAACAAATAAATTCGATTTTATCAACATCTTTAGATGAAAAGATTTCTAATGTTTTAGGTAAAAAGAGTTGTCTTTACAGTACCCCTATCTTGGTCAAAAATGTAGAGAGAGGACGTATTTATATTTTTAGTAGTGATTCAGAATACTCATGGACTCAAACTAAGCGAAAGTTGTTACAGTTAGTTTCCGATCAAACATCAGTAGCGATCGCAAATAATGAACTAACTGTAGAGTTGCGCTCTAAAGAAAGACAGGATAGAGAACTAGAAATTGCATCAGAGATTCAGCTTCGCTTATTGCCTCGTCAATGCCCTAAAATAAAGGGCGTAAATTTAGCAGCTCGTTGTCAAACTGCCAGTCGAGTAGGAGGAGATTATTACGATTTTATTCCTACAAATTATGATCAATTTTTACAAAATAAAGATTTTAAACAAGATGATAGATTTACTTGCGTACCTTGGAGTATTGTCATAGGGGATGTCATGGGGAAAGGAGTGCCTGCAGGTTTAATTATGACAATGACCAGAGGTATGCTTAGAGCAGAAGTCTTACATCGTCATTCTCCTGCACAAATACTTCAACATCTTAATCATTTTATGTATGTTGATCTAGATAACTCTCATCGTTTTGTAACACTATTTTACTCTGAATACAATCCTCAAAACGGTTGTTTATCTTATAGTAACGCTGCTCACAATCCTCCTTTACTTTGGAAAGGGGCAGCGCATAATATTCAAAAATTAGATACAGAAGGTATGCTAATTGGACTAGATCCTGATTCTCAGTATGAAGATGGTCAAGTACAACTTTCTTCTGGAGATGTAGTTCTCTACTATACTGATGGTTTTACAGATGCTGTCAATAAAAAAGGTCTTCGCTTTGATGAGAAAAACCTTATCAAAGTATTTGAGGAAGGATGTCAAAAATATAAAAATTCTCAAGAAATTCTTGATTATGTATTTAATCAAATTGAAAATTTTGTTGGTTCAGAAAATGATGATAATGATGATATGACTTTAGTTGTCATGCAAATAGAATAA
- a CDS encoding photosystem I reaction center subunit XI — translation MTTKVIQHCEDANLATPFNSSGFTLAFIRNLPAYRKGLSANRRGLEVGMAHGYFLYGPFAILNPLRNTEQAAVTGVIATIGLISILTIALSMYAERSSKKPLATITAPEAPENLGTSEGWSEFANGFFMGGCGGGFFAYLLCQTPHVELLQEVVKGVWSVH, via the coding sequence ATGACAACAAAAGTAATTCAACATTGTGAAGATGCTAATTTAGCCACTCCTTTTAATTCATCAGGATTTACTCTCGCTTTTATTAGAAATTTACCTGCTTACCGTAAAGGATTATCTGCAAACCGTCGTGGTTTAGAAGTTGGTATGGCTCATGGTTATTTTCTTTATGGACCATTCGCTATTTTAAATCCATTACGTAATACAGAACAGGCTGCTGTAACAGGAGTTATAGCTACTATTGGTTTAATTTCTATTTTGACCATTGCCTTATCTATGTACGCCGAAAGAAGCTCCAAAAAACCTTTGGCTACCATAACAGCTCCAGAAGCTCCTGAAAATTTGGGCACTTCTGAAGGCTGGAGCGAGTTTGCTAATGGTTTCTTTATGGGTGGTTGTGGAGGAGGATTTTTTGCTTATCTTCTTTGCCAAACGCCTCATGTAGAACTTTTACAAGAAGTTGTAAAAGGTGTTTGGTCTGTACATTAA
- a CDS encoding HypC/HybG/HupF family hydrogenase formation chaperone gives MCLAVPGKIISISGEKPLLKKGKVSFNGVIKEVSLAYVPQANIGDYVIVHVGFALTILDEEAAEKSLAEFHDLEKTLSSM, from the coding sequence ATGTGTTTAGCAGTACCTGGAAAAATAATTAGTATTAGTGGTGAAAAACCTTTATTGAAGAAAGGGAAAGTTAGCTTTAATGGAGTTATTAAAGAAGTTAGCTTAGCTTATGTTCCTCAAGCTAATATAGGAGATTACGTTATTGTTCATGTAGGTTTTGCTTTAACTATTTTAGACGAGGAAGCAGCTGAAAAAAGTTTGGCAGAATTCCATGATTTAGAAAAAACTTTGTCATCAATGTAG
- a CDS encoding M48 family metallopeptidase: MRLQCYLLFIGIGLIFPNLVLSKEYHNDRVSIIENHSTLHRKDVKKISLSKRKTFINKNQKKYLIPNPLYLATSKNNQTVDKSCTDQPPKLEHPLTNLVNIDENIVVSLIDDSSSLDLKKSKINKLESTSDKEKIIIISNDEINRYPILIKADFFYRCGETLLAEKFYKDAKDSFADEKEIDRDNLAEAVYESEYLSPGGSVYWRLYKESLEDNIIYQSKPLASLQLLSKNHPEFIPGHLKFAEFLNVNNQHEEALDVLKKAMHLYPNEAPLVKAKIKSNEQSKDWLAASLTARQFVIFNQEHFLNEEFRLSADKNLARYQTDLKNKMTWNMLGNAVMNGIGVALMGNILAPLSTIQTSYLLLQGESTIGESYMEGFKNRFTLVEDQEINLYINQIGDKLAKVAGRDEFKYEFFVVMDKNINAFALPGGKVFINLGAIAKTSSEAEIAGLLAHELAHSVLSHGFQQMTRGALVSSVVDYIPYIGGLASNLTVLAHSRSMEEQADLFGTRLLAATGFAADGVRNLMVTMNSEHKNSPPAWLSTHPDPNSRIKYIEKEIIHKNLNRFAYEGVEKHQRIRKKVVKLLQNDKIN; this comes from the coding sequence ATGAGATTACAATGTTATTTATTATTTATTGGCATAGGTTTGATTTTTCCTAACCTTGTTTTATCCAAAGAATATCATAATGATAGAGTCTCTATAATAGAAAATCATTCTACTTTACACAGAAAAGATGTTAAGAAAATATCACTAAGTAAAAGAAAAACTTTTATAAATAAGAACCAAAAAAAATATTTAATCCCTAATCCACTCTATCTTGCAACATCTAAAAATAATCAAACCGTTGATAAAAGTTGTACAGATCAACCCCCTAAGCTAGAGCATCCTCTTACTAACTTAGTCAATATTGATGAAAATATCGTAGTGTCGTTAATAGATGACTCTTCTAGTTTAGATTTAAAAAAATCGAAGATTAATAAATTAGAATCAACAAGCGATAAAGAAAAAATTATCATTATTTCTAATGACGAAATAAATCGCTATCCTATTTTAATCAAAGCAGATTTTTTTTATAGATGTGGTGAGACTTTATTAGCAGAAAAATTTTATAAGGATGCAAAAGATTCTTTTGCTGACGAAAAAGAAATAGATCGCGATAATCTTGCTGAAGCAGTATATGAATCAGAGTATTTATCACCGGGAGGAAGCGTTTACTGGCGCCTGTATAAAGAGAGCTTAGAAGATAATATTATTTATCAGAGTAAACCTTTAGCATCTTTGCAGTTATTATCTAAGAACCATCCTGAATTTATTCCTGGACATCTTAAATTTGCAGAATTCTTAAATGTGAATAATCAACATGAGGAAGCTTTAGATGTATTAAAAAAGGCAATGCATTTATATCCTAACGAGGCCCCTCTAGTTAAAGCTAAAATCAAGTCAAATGAACAATCAAAAGATTGGTTAGCTGCATCTCTTACAGCTCGTCAGTTTGTCATATTTAATCAAGAACATTTTTTAAACGAAGAATTTAGATTATCAGCTGACAAAAATTTAGCTCGTTATCAAACTGACTTAAAAAACAAAATGACTTGGAACATGCTGGGTAATGCTGTCATGAATGGTATCGGAGTAGCTTTGATGGGCAATATTCTTGCACCTCTTTCTACCATACAAACAAGTTATCTTCTTTTGCAAGGAGAATCAACAATTGGTGAAAGTTATATGGAAGGATTTAAAAACCGCTTTACTTTGGTTGAAGATCAAGAAATCAATCTATATATCAATCAAATTGGTGATAAGCTTGCAAAAGTTGCCGGGAGAGATGAATTTAAATATGAATTTTTTGTAGTAATGGATAAAAATATCAATGCTTTTGCTTTACCTGGAGGAAAAGTATTTATCAATTTAGGAGCGATTGCCAAAACTTCTTCAGAAGCTGAAATTGCTGGTTTGTTAGCTCATGAGTTAGCTCATTCTGTTCTATCACATGGATTTCAGCAGATGACCAGAGGAGCCTTGGTCAGCAGTGTTGTAGATTACATACCTTATATTGGAGGATTGGCCAGTAATCTAACAGTATTAGCTCATAGTCGTAGCATGGAAGAGCAAGCTGACTTATTTGGAACAAGATTATTGGCAGCTACTGGATTTGCTGCAGATGGAGTTCGTAATTTAATGGTAACCATGAACTCCGAACATAAAAATAGTCCACCTGCTTGGTTATCAACACATCCTGACCCGAATAGTCGAATAAAATACATTGAAAAAGAGATTATTCATAAAAACTTAAATCGTTTTGCATATGAAGGAGTGGAAAAACACCAAAGAATTCGAAAGAAAGTAGTTAAACTTTTACAAAATGACAAAATAAACTAA
- the sipA gene encoding regulatory protein SipA, producing the protein MDKPKLTIGSKVFLRHRPPYLKTADPMPMLRPADILEVGDQGVIIDIRPGGYWGVRFTQGAFLMEDQYIAALK; encoded by the coding sequence ATGGATAAGCCAAAGCTCACTATTGGTAGCAAAGTTTTTCTTAGACATCGTCCTCCTTACCTTAAAACTGCTGATCCCATGCCAATGCTACGACCTGCTGATATTTTAGAGGTTGGAGATCAGGGGGTGATTATAGATATTCGTCCTGGGGGGTACTGGGGCGTTAGATTTACTCAAGGAGCATTTTTAATGGAAGATCAATACATTGCTGCTTTAAAATAA
- a CDS encoding sirohydrochlorin chelatase, translating to MSIVRLDNSDFLQSINFSPLPLSRPLLMVGHGTRDTKGQKNFLELASVYQALDYSRPIIPCFLELTEPDISQSIELCISQGYTNISVLPILLFAARHNKFDITNELDRAKLKYPQLNFFYGRHLGIAPNLLKLWVDRLATLESDKANPNKIKRSETILLFVGRGSSDPDANGDAYKFARMLWEGSGYQALEVAFVGITYPRLQEGFEKVYSYKPKRIIVLPHFIFTGALIKKIFQITIEQQRSSSDVEVVCLPEIGIHNQLLKILRERELEIQKDQVNMNCEMCKFRLSVQKEDIYSNSLDPEYYTNTESYHQHIWKTY from the coding sequence ATGTCTATCGTAAGGCTAGATAATTCTGATTTTCTTCAATCTATTAACTTCTCTCCTTTGCCTTTGTCTCGACCTCTTTTAATGGTTGGTCATGGTACTAGAGATACAAAAGGTCAAAAAAACTTTCTTGAATTGGCTTCTGTTTATCAAGCTTTAGACTATTCTCGTCCCATAATCCCATGCTTCCTTGAATTAACAGAGCCAGATATTAGTCAAAGTATAGAATTATGCATATCACAGGGTTATACAAACATTTCGGTTTTGCCGATTTTATTGTTTGCAGCTCGGCATAATAAATTTGATATTACAAATGAACTTGATAGAGCTAAATTAAAATATCCTCAATTGAATTTCTTTTATGGAAGACATCTTGGTATTGCGCCAAATCTTCTAAAACTATGGGTGGATCGGTTGGCTACCTTAGAAAGTGACAAAGCGAATCCTAATAAAATAAAGCGTTCTGAAACAATACTATTGTTTGTTGGTAGAGGATCTAGTGATCCAGATGCTAATGGAGATGCTTATAAATTTGCTCGAATGTTATGGGAAGGAAGTGGTTATCAAGCATTAGAAGTAGCCTTTGTTGGTATTACTTATCCACGCCTTCAAGAAGGTTTTGAGAAAGTATATTCTTACAAACCAAAACGCATTATTGTTTTACCTCATTTTATATTTACTGGGGCACTAATTAAAAAAATCTTTCAAATTACAATCGAACAACAAAGATCATCTAGTGATGTTGAAGTTGTTTGTCTTCCAGAAATTGGTATACATAATCAACTACTAAAAATATTGAGAGAAAGGGAATTAGAAATTCAAAAGGATCAAGTTAACATGAACTGCGAAATGTGTAAATTTCGCCTTAGTGTTCAAAAAGAAGACATATATTCTAATAGTTTAGATCCTGAATATTATACAAATACAGAAAGCTATCATCAACACATCTGGAAAACTTACTAG
- the ruvX gene encoding Holliday junction resolvase RuvX: MKKVCVLGLDVGKKRIGVAGCDGTGLIATELITIHRQSFTSDIEKLKKLIETREATKLVVGLPILMDGSLGSQAKQIQKFGNRISTILNLPIEYIDERFTSLEAVSELKAQRKYSSYEKGLVDCYAAKIILQRWLDQRHIAS; this comes from the coding sequence ATCAAGAAAGTCTGTGTTTTGGGTTTAGATGTTGGTAAAAAAAGGATTGGCGTTGCAGGATGTGATGGAACTGGTTTAATAGCTACAGAATTAATAACTATTCATCGTCAATCATTTACATCTGATATTGAAAAATTGAAAAAATTGATAGAGACAAGAGAAGCAACAAAGTTAGTTGTTGGACTACCTATTTTAATGGATGGAAGTTTGGGATCTCAAGCTAAGCAGATACAAAAGTTTGGTAATCGTATTTCTACAATTTTAAATCTACCTATAGAATATATTGATGAGAGATTCACTTCATTAGAAGCTGTATCAGAATTAAAAGCACAAAGAAAGTACTCTAGTTATGAGAAGGGATTAGTTGATTGCTATGCTGCTAAAATAATTCTACAGCGGTGGTTAGATCAAAGACATATTGCTTCTTAA
- the tpiA gene encoding triose-phosphate isomerase, whose protein sequence is MRKKIIAGNWKMHKTQAEALEFLSVLKLNLANTTEKADIVLCVPFTLLSLLSKSLHGGNIHLGAQNIHWANEGAFTGEISGSMLVDLNANYVIVGHSERRQYFGETDKIVNEKVIAAQYHKIKPILCVGETKKQRDAGEVEKVIVKQLEQSLVNVDQGNLVIAYEPIWAIGTGETCNVLEANRIIGIIREQVTNKGITIQYGGSVTPKNISEIMTQPNIDGVLVGGASLNPLSFSEIINY, encoded by the coding sequence GTGAGAAAAAAAATCATTGCAGGTAATTGGAAAATGCATAAAACTCAGGCAGAAGCCCTAGAGTTTTTATCAGTATTAAAACTTAATTTAGCAAACACAACAGAGAAAGCAGATATTGTTCTTTGTGTCCCATTTACTTTGTTAAGTCTTTTGTCGAAAAGTTTACATGGAGGAAATATTCACTTAGGTGCACAAAATATACATTGGGCTAATGAGGGAGCTTTTACAGGCGAGATTTCTGGTTCAATGTTAGTAGATCTAAATGCAAACTATGTAATAGTCGGTCATAGTGAACGTCGTCAATATTTTGGAGAAACAGATAAAATCGTTAATGAAAAAGTTATAGCAGCTCAGTATCATAAAATAAAACCGATTCTCTGTGTTGGAGAAACTAAAAAGCAGAGAGATGCAGGGGAGGTAGAAAAAGTTATTGTTAAACAGTTAGAACAAAGTTTAGTTAATGTAGATCAAGGAAATTTAGTTATTGCCTATGAACCCATATGGGCTATCGGTACAGGAGAAACTTGTAATGTTTTGGAAGCTAATCGCATAATTGGCATCATACGTGAACAAGTAACAAATAAAGGTATTACCATTCAATATGGTGGCTCTGTTACGCCTAAAAATATTAGCGAAATAATGACTCAACCTAATATCGATGGAGTTCTGGTGGGAGGAGCAAGTCTAAATCCTCTTAGCTTTTCTGAAATTATAAATTATTAA